The Branchiostoma floridae strain S238N-H82 chromosome 8, Bfl_VNyyK, whole genome shotgun sequence genome has a segment encoding these proteins:
- the LOC118420509 gene encoding uncharacterized protein LOC118420509: MVGADTLQTNHTETISEAIDTTPNVEQTQPASHSTDRRQPVPTRDTREVRVYTDSIWKAVDTSRMFPNRSTSKEHASTIDHATKKMERVSDPKTAYVILHVASNDLDNSQRDTSSVQDCLDKTTELISCAKTSFPNATIVLSQVLPRGHNMDSNLNKNIKDYNQAVLQRSKDDSKTLYVRHKKLSTTRQLYKRDGIHLDDTTGTSLLVADVKRTMRSAENRSTYSGSGTYTPPDTSARERQGPRQRQDRQYHNARTPQHQSQDRPTGPRHDAGSYPLGDWSRRPNLHASQIPQQKITDIAYKLSEMLMNI; encoded by the coding sequence ATGGTAGGTGCAGACACTCTTCAGACAAACCACACTGAGACAATATCGGAAGCGATTGACACAACACCAAATGTCGAACAGACACAACCGGCGTCACACAGTACCGACAGGCGACAGCCAGTCCCAACAAGAGACACGCGCGAAGTCAGAGTTTATACGGACTCTATCTGGAAAGCAGTGGACACTTCTAGAATGTTTCCAAACCGCTCCACCAGTAAGGAACATGCATCAACAATAGACCACGCGACTAAGAAGATGGAACGGGTGAGCGACCCTAAAACGGCGTATGTCATACTACACGTGGCTTCAAACGACCTGGATAATAGCCAGAGAGACACCTCCTCTGTACAAGACTGTCTCGATAAAACAACAGAGCTTATCTCATGCGCCAAGACATCTTTCCCCAATGCCACAATCGTCCTATCACAAGTACTCCCCAGAGGACACAACATGGACTCAAacttaaacaaaaacattaaggACTACAACCAGGCCGTTCTGCAACGAAGCAAGGATGACAGTAAGACTCTGTATGTCCGCCACAAGAAACTATCCACAACACGACAGCTCTACAAACGTGATGGAATCCACCTGGACGACACCACGGGGACCAGCCTGCTGGTTGCAGATGTAAAGCGCACCATGCGTTCTGCCGAAAACAGGTCCACTTACAGTGGCAGCGGCACTTACACACCTCCCGACACATCAGCAAGGGAGCGGCAGGGGCCACGACAAAGACAGGATCGCCAGTACCACAACGCTCGAACGCCTCAGCACCAGAGCCAGGACAGGCCCACAGGACCTCGCCATGATGCTGGAAGCTACCCACTAGGTGACTGGAGCCGCCGCCCGAACCTACACGCGTCCCAGATTCCACAACAGAAAATCACGGACATAGCGTACAAACTGTCCGAGATGCTGATGAACATTTGA
- the LOC118421091 gene encoding uncharacterized protein LOC118421091: MSAEKKIPPEMFDPKCNMTPEMTAKLYDNWSGAVAKALGGSDRGKARVLDVGAGTGACGEEVRRSGFLMWGRGRSVRGRSEKVRVLDVGAGTGACGEELAKLGFTNIDAVDGSQGMLSQAEGKHIYNRLICAFVGPNRLDIEADTYDAIACSAVFAPNHLKEDCLPELIRVAKPASVSPAGGYIIITLREEYLYIVEDYINKLEPAMARLQDEGLWERVSRDVFKMYEVEDKDGITFVFKVL; this comes from the exons ATGTCAGCGGAGAAAAAGATACCCCCCGAGATGTTCGACCCAAAATGCAATATGACCCCGGAAATGACGGCAAAGCTCTACGACAACTGGTCTG GCGCTGTAGCAAAAGCCCTGGGCGGGTCGGACCGAGGGAAGGCCCGGGTTCTTGACGTGGGTGCCGGGACCGGAGCGTGCGGGGAAGAGGTGAGAAGGTCCGGGTTCTTGATGTGGGGGCGGGGACGGAGCGTGCGGGGAAGAAGTGAGAAGGTCCGGGTTCTTGATGTGGGTGCCGGGACCGGAGCGTGCGGGGAAGAG CTCGCGAAGTTGGGCTTTACCAACATAGACGCTGTGGACGGGAGTCAGGGCATGCTGAGCCAGGCCGAGGGGAAGCACATCTACAACCGACTCATCTGCGCCTTTGTCGGACCGAACCGTCTGGACATCGAAGCCG ACACCTATGACGCCATCGCTTGCAGCGCTGTTTTCGCACCCAACCACCTGAAGGAGGACTGCCTACCTGAGCTCATACGGGTCGCCAAACCAG CCTCCGTCTCGCCCGCAGGTGGCTATATCATCATCACGCTCCGTGAGGAGTACCTGTACATAGTGGAGGATTACATTAACAAGCTGGAGCCCGCCATGGCCCGTCTGCAGGACGAGGGACTCTGGGAACGAGTCAGCCGGGATGTCTTCAAGATGTACGAGGTCGAAGACAAAGACGGGATCACCTTCGTCTTCAAGGTCCTGTAG
- the LOC118420482 gene encoding zinc finger protein 525-like isoform X3 translates to MATPAVSHLEKEKGSNGRGEDFSRTHKCGECGKEFRRLSGLKRHMRSYTCKRPLRCGKCSKQFSWLCNLKRHMRTHTGERPYKCDKCSKQFSDQGNMKSHMRTHTDEKPFKCEECGNQFSRMYHLKSHIRTHTGEKPYKCEECSKQFSVLGGLKIHMRTHTGEKPYKCDECSKQFSVLGNLKIHMRTHTGEKPYRCDECSKQFSKMCSLQKHMRTHTGEKSYRCEECGRQFSRLDNLKSHVMTHTGEKPYQCKECSRSFRTSGNLRRHKRTHSVKYVITLRTHVRDLNLSVRPSPEPQGKANSQRLNFTATGLAVSCTIKDETLPV, encoded by the coding sequence ATGGCGACCCCGGCTGTATCTCATCTGGAAAAAGAGAAGGGAAGTAATGGACGTGGAGAGGATTTTTCGCGTACACACAAGTGTGGCGAGTGCGGCAAGGAGTTTCGTCGACTGAGTGGCTTAAAGAGACATATGCGTTCTTACACTTGCAAGAGACCGTTAAGATGTGggaagtgcagcaaacagtttagttgGCTttgtaatctgaagagacatatgagaacccacaccggtgagagaccttataagtgtgataagtgtagcaaacagtttagtgacCAGGGCAATATGAAGAgtcatatgaggactcatactgatgagaaaccattcaaatgtgaggagtgcggaaATCAGTTTAGTAGGATGTATCATCTGAAGAGTCATatacggactcacaccggagagaagccctataagtgcgaagaatgcagcaaacagtttagtgtgTTGGGTGGtctgaagatacacatgcggacacataccggagagaagccctataagtgcgatgaatgcagcaaacagttcagtgtgttgggtaatctgaagatacacatgcggacacataccggtgagaagccctataggtgcgatgaatgcagcaaacagttcagtaagATGTGTAGTCTGCAGaagcatatgcggactcacactggtgagaaatcttacagatgtgaggagtgcggcaggcagtttagtcggcTTGATAACCTGAAAAGCCATGTGatgactcataccggtgagaaaccatacCAGTGTAAAGAATGCAGTAGGAGCTTCCGTACCTCAGGTAATCTCCGGAGGCACAAGCGAACCCACAGTGTGAAGTATGTAATAACACTTAGGACACATGTACGTGACTTAAACCTTTCAGTCAGACCATCTCCGGAGCCACAAGGCAAAGCGAACTCACAGCGATTAAACTTCACAGCAACCGGTTTGGCGGTTTCATGCACGATTAAGGATGAAACCCTACCGGTGTGA
- the LOC118420556 gene encoding uncharacterized protein LOC118420556, with product MKLFVCMMLVTMVVMATLIDDSEGWRRRRRRRRNGGSLDVDADADSELREVVEEVRSLLGELDEASEDLNTRELENEEVENILVDQEEYEKRSNYPCCISG from the exons ATGAAGCTGTTTGTCTGCATGATGCTGGTGACgatggttgtcatggcaacgctgaTCGACGACTCCGAGGGATGGAGGCGTcggcgcaggcgcagaaggAACGGAGGAAGTCTGGATGTCGATGCAGATG CTGACTCAGAGTTGAGGGAGGTTGTGGAAGAGGTGAGGTCGCTCCTGGGGGAACTTGATGAGGCCAGTGAAGACCTGAATACACGGGAACTAGAGAACGAGGAAGTGGAGAATATACTCGTGGATCAGGAAGAATATGAAAAAAGAAGTAATTATCCTTGTTGCATAAGTGGATAA